From Desmodus rotundus isolate HL8 chromosome 12, HLdesRot8A.1, whole genome shotgun sequence, one genomic window encodes:
- the HEATR3 gene encoding HEAT repeat-containing protein 3 translates to MGKSRTKRFKRPQFSPTGGCQAELAAAENGTEQEDDDDGPAAELLEKLQHPSPEVRECACAGLARLVQQRPALPDLARRDAVRRLGPLLLDPSLAVRETAAGALRNLSACGGFEVCDDMVTKDIMTPLVALLRECSAGLDSNEMSAQKEKDRSGSSVENIANEAVNVLWNICECSSRAVSIFNKEGCLEIVIKYLSRFSTNVDLAVSVAYCLQTVTEDNPELLKSFRDSALQVLESAMLAPVSSMEHILLKTLVAGTVWNLKDIIPSKSQAEIINAILKILSEVLEMDAGETVIRMKEAETQRLETAAETEEALGSANGGGRTEDDGMEEAAPRGRARRKTFVSDLLPPTDKELREAAALLTAQQTALEIIVNMCCSEGPSDNDEDEEDDEEDEWEEELSSSDESEVFMEDSLCEGAGQLLSPLCLSHEVHTALTSFLLPRKVFEKTAFPNSVAVDICSRNPTWKPLVRKMNTVQCRALLCLQSLVSLLEVEHLGGAPALQALAQHLSTLLFSQPDFAQHVDFLEAISSALRALLQTMASKNISQCMTPAQLMTLCRAGLQSANVGIRVNVVSILGITGSVLAKEDGTLETLKTIGCSLLEVATKDPSLVVAGEALDALFDVFADGREAERASVQIRLLPALRELQPVFRMKIRKEGRGKYSPDQLCVLNNVKMNLRRFVAYQESVQKRLTA, encoded by the exons ATGGGCAAGAGCAGGACGAAGCGCTTCAAGAGACCTCAGTTCTCCCCTACAGGCGGCTGTCAGGCCGAGTTGGCAGCGGCGGAGAATGGGACTGAGCAAGAAGACGACGATGACGGGCCAGCGGCGGAGCTGCTAGAAAAG CTCCAGCACCCGAGCCCCGAGGTCCGCGAGTGCGCCTGCGCAGGGCTGGCCCGGCTGGTGCAGCAGCGGCCCGCTCTCCCGGACCTGGCGCGCCGCGATGCGGTACGCCGCCTCGGACCGCTGCTGCTGGACCCCAGCCTGGCGGTGAGGGAGACGGCGGCTGGCGCGCTCAG AAACCTCAGTGCTTGCGGAGGTTTTGAAGTTTGTGATGACATGGTGACTAAGGATATCATGACTCCTCTGGTGGCACTGCTCAGAGAG TGCAGCGCTGGACTGGATTCAAACGAGATGTcggcacagaaagaaaaagatcgGAGCGGAAGCTCTGTTGAGAACATAGCCAATGAGGCCGTGAACGTGCTGTGGAATATATG TGAATGCAGTAGTAGAGCAGTATCTATATTCAACAAAGAAGGGTGTTTGGAGATTGTAATAAAGTATTTAAGTAGATTTTCCACCAATGTTGACCTGGCTGTTTCAGTAG CCTACTGCTTGCAGACGGTCACGGAGGATAACCCAGAGCTGCTGAAGTCTTTCAGGGACTCAGCCTTGCAGGTGCTGGAATCGGCAATGCTGGCCCCGGTCAGTTCCATGGAGCATATTCTGCTAAAGACATTAGTGGCAG gcacAGTGTGGAATCTGAAGGACATCATTCCGTCCAAGAGCCAAGCAGAAATCAtaaatgctatcctgaagatctTATCTGAAGTTCTGGAAATGGACGCTGGTGAAACGGTCATTCGAATGAAGGAGGCCGAGACGCAGAGGCTGGAGACCGCCGCAGAGACCGAGGAGGCACTGGGGAGCGCTAATGGGGGCGGCCGGACTGAGGACGACGGGATGGAAGAAGCTGCACCACGGGGAAGAGCCCGGAGGAAGACCTTCGTTTCCGATTTGCTTCCA CCCACTGACAAGGAGCTGAGAGAGGCCGCGGCGCTGCTGACAGCTCAGCAGACGGCTCTGGAAATCATTGTCAACATGTGCTGCAGCGAAG GTCCCTCTGACAATGACGAAGATGAGGAGGACGATGAGGAGGACGAGTGGGAGGAAGAACTTTCCAGCAGCGACGAGAGCGAGGTGTTCATGGAGGATTCCCTCTGCGAGGGCGCCGGGCAGCTGCTgtctcccctctgcctctcccacgAGGTCCACACCGCCCTCAccagcttcctcctccccaggaag GTATTTGAGAAAACTGCCTTTCCGAACAGCGTTGCGGTTGACATATGTTCCCGGAACCCCACTTGGAAACCTCTGGTCAGAAA AATGAACACCGTGCAGTGCCGAGCCCTCCTGTGCCTCCAGAGTCTCGTGTCCCTCCTGGAGGTGGAGCACCTGGGCGGAGCGCCAGCCCTTCAGGCGCTTGCGCAGCACCTGTCCACACTGCTCTTTTCTCAGCCAG ATTTTGCTCAGCACGTTGACTTCCTAGAAGCCATAAGTAGCGCCTTGCGGGCCCTTTTGCAAACAATGGCCTCCAAGAACATCTCTCAG TGCATGACCCCGGCTCAGCTGATGACGCTGTGCAGAGCGGGCCTCCAGAGCGCTAACGTCGGCATCAGGGTGAACGTGGTCAGCATTTTGGGAATCACAGGCAGCGTCCTCGCCAAAGAAGATGGCACACTCGAGACTCTCAAG ACCATCGGGTGTTCCCTGCTGGAGGTCGCCACCAAGGACCCTTCGCTGGTGGTCGCAGGAGAGGCCCTGGACGCCCTGTTCGACGTGTTCGCAGACGGCCGAGAAGCCGAGAGGGCCTCCGTCCAGATCCGCTTGTTGCCCGCTCTGCGGGAGCTCCAGCCGGTCTTCAGGATGAAG ATACGAAAAGAAGGGAGAGGTAAATACAGCCCAGATCAGCTGTGCGTTCTCAACAACGTGAAGATGAACTTGAGAAGGTTTGTCGCTTATCAGGAAAGCGTTCAAAAGAGACTGACTGCCTGA